Part of the Desulfolutivibrio sulfoxidireducens genome is shown below.
GTGGCCAGGGAGTCGTGCATGTCGTCCGTGATGGCGTCGAAGTCATCCTCATAGACGCCCACGCCGATGACCCAGTTCCAGGGAGGGAAGACGGTAAAGGCCGCGATCTTCATGCGCGGCTCGATCTCTCCGGGGTTTTGCCACGGGTAGCGGATGACCGAAATCTCCCCGGGCGGGGCGGCCAGGGCCTTTTCGATAATTTCCCGAACGATGAACGTTCCCGAGGCGTCCTTTTCGTCCCACAGGCTCTGCCCGTCGCGTTCGGCGTTGTGCGAGAGCACGTAGCGCCCCTTGTCCGGGCCCCTGCTCCCCACCACCCACACATACCCGGTCTGGCCCACCCGGGCGCGCAAAAGCGCCTCGCGCAGGGTGGACATGGAATGGACCTCGTGCCCCACCCCGAACATGCCGATGATCTCGCCGGCGGCGTTTATGAGGGGGGCGTATTCCACGGCGTAATGCCCGCCCATGGCCGAGGTGAACCCCCGGTAGGACTTGCCCGAAAGCACCGTGGCGATGATCTCGTTTTTCACGCCGTCGGGATGGACGGCGGGCATGATGGAACCCAGGCCGTTCCTGATTCCATCGGCCGAGGAGATGGACGTGGCCACCCGAATCATGTCCCCCCGCTCGCGCATCTTCTGAAAGATGGTGATTTCCTCGCCGGTGAGGGCCTTGACCTCGTCCACCACCGGGGTGGGCACGCTTTTTTGGGTGTTTTGCCCCAGCCATGTCCCGCCGCAGAGCATCTCGGGGAGGGTAACCGGCATGCGCTCCCTGGTCTGTTCATTTTCCGCCTCCCAGCGCACGCTCTTCTCGCCCAGACGGATGCCGCCCAGACCTTTCATGGTGCGCAGGGCCACAGTGGCGCTCTCGGTCAGCTCCTCGACGATCAGGTCGTTGGTGATGGCGCATATCCCGTAGGCGTCCCGGGCGATCTGGGTCACGCTGCCCCGGGTGATGGCCTCCAGGCCCGAGGTCATCTTGTCCGCGACCACGGCCTCCATGACCAGGGTGATGCTGACGGCCACCAGCACCGGCAAAAGCGCGGCGAGCGACACCAGGGACAGGATTTTTTTCTTGAGACTTATGGCCATGCGGCGCTCCTTTCGAATGTGGGCATACGGCCGGGAGGTCTCGGGCCACGGCGCCGTGCCCGGACACTGCCTGTATATTGGCCAACCACGGAAAAACGCAAGGATTTTCCGCCCATCACGCGGCTTGACGCCCTTTGCCGCCCCCCGGCGAGGATCGGCCGCCTTGTCCGGGACCGGGCTTTCCATTGACCGCCCCACGCGCCCGCCTGTACACTCCTTCTCCCGGCGAACCCTCCAACCCCGTGCTCCCCATGTCCGGCACCTTCGAAACCCTCCACCCCACCGTCCAGGCCCTTTTGGCCGGATGCTTCACCTGGGGCGTCACCGCCCTGGGCGCGGCCCTGGTCTTTTTCACCAGGACCGTCAACAAACGCCTGCTGGACCTCATGCTCGGCTTCGCCGCCGGGGTGATGATCGCCGCCAGTTTCTGGTCGCTTCTGGCTCCGGCCATCGAGATGTCCGACGGCTCGTTCGTCCCGGCCGTGGTCGGATTCCTGGCCGGGGGACTTTTCTTGCGCCTGATCGACGCCATCCTGCCCCACCTGCACCTGAACATGCCGCTCAAAAAGGCCGAGGGCATCCACACCACCTGGCGCCGCAGCGTGCTTTTGGTCCTGGCCATCACCCTGCACAACATCCCCGAGGGCCTGGCCGTGGGCGTGGCCTTCGGCGGCGCGGCCGCCGGCCTGCCCTCGGCCTCCCTGGCCGGGGCCATGGCCCTGGCCCTGGGCATCGGCCTGCAGAACTTTCCCGAGGGCCTGGCCGTGTCCGCGCCGCTTCGCCGGGAGGGTTTCTCACGGCTCAAGAGTTTTTGGTACGGGCAGATGTCCGGGGCCGTGGAACCTCTTTTCGCGGTGCTCGGGGCCACGGTCGTGGTCGTGGCCCGGCCCATTCTGCCCTATGCCCTGGCCTTTGCCGCCGGGGCCATGATCTTCGTGGTGGTGGAGGAGGTCATTCCGGAGTCCCAGGCCGGGGGCAACGCGGACTGGGCCACCCTGGCCTGCATGGCCGGCTTCGCGGTGATGATGGCCCTGGATGTGGGGCTCGGGTAGCCCTGAACCTTCAAAATCCTTGTTTGACGCCGCAAAGGACGTATCATGGACTGGAAGCTTCTGGTCACGACCTTCGGGACCCTGTTTTTGGCTGAACTGGGCGACAAGACGCAGTTGGCCTGCGTGCTGTTGGCGGCGGACTCAAAAAAACCCTGGACCGTGTTCGTGGGCTCCTCCATGGCCCTGGTGACCGTCAGCCTCATCGGCGTGGTGTTCGCCAGCCTCATCTGCCAGTATATTCCGCCGGAAATCATGAAGAAGGTGGCCGCGGTGGGTTTCGTGATCATGGGCACGCTGATCTACTTCGACAAGCTGTGAGGAAGACCATGGACGAGGACACGCTGACCCTGGATCTTCGGGACAAGTGCTGAGGCCTGGGACTGGAGATAGGCTGGTATCTCCGTTTATCCCGGGCCAGGCGCCTGGAGTTTCTGACCAGAACGGACGCCCGGGGCGTCCTTTTCGACCAGTTGGCCACGGTGTCCGGCTGGCGTCTGGACGTGGTCGAAAACCCGGATCATCTGGTTGGAGTCTTCACCCGCGCCCCGGCCTGAGGCCAAGGACCCGGCCGCGATGTGATCCCCGTGTGCGCGTTGCGCCGGGGACGCATTCCCCTCGCCTGCTCATCCCCTCTTTATGTTCGAATCCTGGGAGGCCCACACGATCAGGTGGTACCCCCTGTCCCCGAGCCCCTGCACGATTTCCTGGTATTTCGAGGCGATGGCCGGAGTCTCAGCCTCTTTCTCCCTGGACATGCGCAGAAATCTGACCTTGCCCAGCTCCTCGCGGATGCCCTCGGGCAGCGGGGAGAGGTCGTCGCGTTCCCGCAGGAACACGTAGGTGGTGGGATTCTTGCGGCTTTGATGAATGGCGAAGATCATGGCAACCTCCTGGTGGTATGGTTCGCGGCCAACGCGCCCGGCCTCACTCCTGCGCGCGCGGCGGCGAACGCTCCAGGAAAACGAGGTTGCCAAGTTCGGCTTGGCCGTCCCCGGCCAATACGGCGATGGCGTCGGTTTCCGTGCAACTGGTCACCCTGGCCCGGCCCACGGTCAGTCCGGTCTCGTTGCGCACGCCGACCAACGCCCCGGGCTTCAGGCCATGGTCCCTGCCAAGCCCGAACGATATCTGGAGCCCCTCCGGGGAGCGCTTGATCATATATATTTCGGCTTTCCCTTTCCCGGCCATGTCCCGCTCCATTTTTTTGGCGAGCATGAAGACCGTTAGCCCGCACAGGATCGCCAGAGGAAGAAGTGCGGCGGCGACGGCGTACGGATGAAACCCGATAGAGCGCATGACGTATTCGGGGGCATTGGCGCGAAGCGACGGGCCATCGGGGTAGATCCGGAAGGTGAACGTCAACGTCGGGTGCGGCTTTTCCTCCTTTTCACCGCGCACGCTCACCGTGTAGATCCCGGGCGTCGCGTCCGAGGCCGCCCGCGCCTCGCCCTTCCACATGAGCCCGCCCATCCAGAATCCCTTGTATATCTCTTCGGGCCGAAGACTTACGGCTGCCGTGGCCCCGTCAATGATCAGGTCCCGCAGTTCCGCCGTGTCCGGAGGCATGGGTCCGTTTATGACCATCTCCCCGCCGGCGAGCATCTGGAACATGTTTTGTTCCCGGCGCATCTGGGCGGTCAGGCCGTCGATGACGCACAGCATGGCCACGGCCATGATCAGGGCGCCCATCCGCCCCA
Proteins encoded:
- a CDS encoding ZIP family metal transporter, which codes for MSGTFETLHPTVQALLAGCFTWGVTALGAALVFFTRTVNKRLLDLMLGFAAGVMIAASFWSLLAPAIEMSDGSFVPAVVGFLAGGLFLRLIDAILPHLHLNMPLKKAEGIHTTWRRSVLLVLAITLHNIPEGLAVGVAFGGAAAGLPSASLAGAMALALGIGLQNFPEGLAVSAPLRREGFSRLKSFWYGQMSGAVEPLFAVLGATVVVVARPILPYALAFAAGAMIFVVVEEVIPESQAGGNADWATLACMAGFAVMMALDVGLG
- a CDS encoding TMEM165/GDT1 family protein, with product MDWKLLVTTFGTLFLAELGDKTQLACVLLAADSKKPWTVFVGSSMALVTVSLIGVVFASLICQYIPPEIMKKVAAVGFVIMGTLIYFDKL
- a CDS encoding YcgL domain-containing protein, whose amino-acid sequence is MIFAIHQSRKNPTTYVFLRERDDLSPLPEGIREELGKVRFLRMSREKEAETPAIASKYQEIVQGLGDRGYHLIVWASQDSNIKRG